DNA sequence from the Paenibacillus azoreducens genome:
TGGTATGATAAAATAAATCTTGCTGCGGAAAGGTACCCAAGAGGTCTAAGGGGGCTGACTCGAAATCAGTTAGGCGTCGCAAGGCGTGCGAGGGTTCGAATCCCTCTCTTTCCGCCACATTCCCTTTTTTATCAAATATACTTCATAGAATAACGTAATACGACCAAACCTTTGGCCCCGTCATCGCCAAAGGTTTGGTCGTTTTTAGTATGTCTGAGGATTATTCCCGTTTCTAACAGGCGAGTAGAATTCGCAGCAAAGCGGGAAGGGCAGCCGAAGATATGGGAAGATAAAAAGATAAGATTATCATCATATAGTGGTCAAGTTTTACTGATCGTTTTCGCGTAAAATTTGTTCTTAAAACCAAAGGAGAACCCGAAGGTTCTCCCATTTGGCAGACGATTACTTCATGGATTTTGGAATTCGTTCTACAACAAACATATTTCTTGAAACATTGGTTTAAGCCAAGGAGCAATGCGACATTGCTCCAGACAAAATGTCTTTGGCACGTCCCTCCGCTTCTCTAATGTTTTGCTGTTTCACACTTCCAGTGATTTGTTACGCAGCTTAGGCCCAACGGAACCACACCTCTCTCGTAACCGTCTGATTGTATCATCTGCATTCCGGCACGTAATTATACATGCTTCGCAAAAAAATTAGTGAACCTTGGCCTTGGTTTTCTTTTTCCACTTCCGGTCCTTGTTGGTCGTTTTCGGGAAGGTTTCGCCGCGCTCCAACGTGATCATTTTCGGATTTTGGATTTCGGTATGGAAGCTGGCTTCCCCGACCTCCATATATACCCCAGGGTTCGGCGCCTTGTCACCAGGCTCGAATTCAGTTTTTTCGCCCATCGGCATAAACCTCCTTATCGATTAAAAATGGACTGCCTTTGTAGTGTTTACACATCGGAAGGAATCATGTGTGCCGTTATTTTTGCCAATTGAAGCATGGCTTGCATTCGAACAGATGATTTGATATATTAATATGGTGCGAGTTTAGACTCGCTCCTTGTTCCTGACCTTGATCAGGGGCCGAAGTCCATAAGGAGGTGAAAGAAATGCGCAAATATGAAGTGATGTACATTATTCGTCCGGACATTGAACAAGAAGCTGTTCAAGCTGCAGTCGAAAGATTCCAAGGCATCATCTCCAACGGTGGAGAAATCACGAAGCATGAAGTGATGGGTAAACGCCGTCTTGCGTATGAGATCAAGAAATTCCGTGATGGTACTTTTGTTCTGGTAAACTTCACTGCAACTCCTGAAGTTGTTGCCGAACTCGAGCGTATCATGAAAATTTCTGACGAAGTCATTCGTTATCTCATCACTCTTGACGTTGCTTAAGTTCAAGCTTTTGGTTTAAGTGATGATCCATTCGATCGAAGGAGGGGAATCGATTGTTGAACCGTGTAATTTTAATTGGCCGTTTGACCAAGGATCCTGAGCTTCGCTACACGCCCGCAGGGGTTGCGGTAACGCAGTTCACGCTGGCTGTAGACAGACCGTTTACGTCGCAAGGCGGAGAGCGGGAAGCGGATTTTATTCCAGTGGTGACTTGGAGACAGCTTGCTGAGACCTGTGCAAACTATTTGCGCAAAGGCCGTTTGACGGCTGTTGAAGGTCGCATCCAGGTGCGGAATTACGAAAATAACGAAGGTAGACGCGTATATGTCACCGAAGTCATTGCCGATAACGTACGTTTCCTGGAATCGAACCGCGAAGGCGGCAGCGGCGGTGGTCAAGGACCGCGTGAGGACTCCTCTTTTGGAGGCGGAAACCGCGAAAATAACAATTACTCCCGGAACAATTCCAATCAAGATCCTTTTTTCGATGACGGAAAACCGATAGATATTTCGGATGATGATTTGCCATTTTAATTATGGAAAGGACTGAAACAGCATGGCTTTTAAACAAAGAGAAGGCGGAGACAACGATAAAAGACCGGCTCGCCGCGGCGGCCGCAACAAACGTCGTAAAGTGTGCTACTTCACTGTGAATAAAATTACTCACATTGATTATAAAGACACGGATCTGCTCAAAAAATTTATTAGCGAACGCGGAAAAATTTTGCCTCGCCGTGTAACCGGCACAAGCGCAAAATACCAACGCATGTTGACGATTGCTATCAAACGCTCCCGTCAAATCGCATTGCTGCCTTACACAACGGAATAATTTCCGGGTAGGTGCAAAAGAAAGCCAGTATTCTGGGAAACCAGAGTGCTGGCTTTTTGTTTTTGCTAAGATTGTAAAATTTATAGGTTTTATACGGAGCTTAAGTCATTCTATAGTATGCTCGTGTTCATATTCCATTTGAATGTTGAGTTATGAGATAGTTGTCATAATATTATCTGATTAAAGTAAAAAGTATAAGCGAAAATTTGGTGGCGGCCAGCGCAGAAGAACGATCCGTAGCTGCATTGGTTACCTCTCATAATTTAAAGTGTTAATTTGTATTTAGGCCAAGTTGAACAGAGGTTTTTACCCAAAGTACCTGCCATTATGCAATTTCCCGGGCAATGACTTAGGCTATATAAGTTGAACTAAAGAAAATGAAAAGGGATAGGCAAGAGGAGGAAAGATTTACGGAGAAGCGGAAGCGTTCGCCTTTGTGAGCGGATTTCTACCATAGATAGGTTCAAATCAAAGAAATCTGAGAGCAACAGCGATCGAAAGAACATTTCATCCGGCTGCCCCCATCCGTTCATAATCATTGGTTCAACTTATATAGAACGATTTTTTTGTTTTGGAAGAAGAGGCATGTAATGGTACAGCGAGAGGAACTGCAGCGATATGATATAATTAAAATTGAGAATTAAATCAGTTATTTATGGAGGAACGACTTCAGGAGGGTTAGCTGCATGGCCATTGGAAGAATATACAGGAACTACATTAAGAACAATATGTTCATGAGGATTCTGTTGATCTTCACTTTTATTGCAATTTTGACGATTGTAATATTATCGTACTTAATGTTCTCCTCCTTATCGCAATCGATTATAAATAAAGAGGTCACTAACCAAAGAGCCGCTATGGAAAGCGTAAGCCAGTATATTGACAGCCGGTATGAATCCGTTGAGAATCTCGCAAGGGATATGTACCGCAACGAGACGCTGTTTTCCAATATCACTTTTTTGATGGAACATCCATATAACGAATATGTGCAGCACCGAATGGACCAGTTTACGAATGAATCCAACGCTTATGCAACGGATGTGCTTCAATATTTTCAAAATGCAATGGATGAAAACAGCGATATCCGCAATATTATGTTGTACAGCTCGGAGCGTCAATATTTATCCATGTTCATGCCCAATAAACAGTTTAAACAATTGTCCACCAATGTTGCGAATTCCTTTATTCCAGAAGTGATGGCGATGGAATCCAAAGGCATATCGGCGCCGAACTATTGGGTTCGCAAAGCGGCGGGACAGTGGGATCGAGCCTTATATGCTGTCCGGATTCCCATTAATAACAAGCTGTTGAAAAATTCCGGTCAGTTTTTGGTTTATTTGGACTCAAACAAGATTTCAAAGGCTCTCGCCACCTATAAAAATAGCTATAAAGGCAGTATCGTTGTTCTTTCGGCAGCGGGAAACGTGATTTTTGACTCCGAAGGGAAATATTATGGCAAAAAATATCCTTACGTGGACATTTCCGATTCTTTTTTTGATGATCCTCATGCGGGACTAACGGAAAGCGGGAAGGACATGTATATAAACAAGCTGATTTCCACGGAAGGCGGATATGTCGTCATTGGGGCGGTTCCTAAAAATGAAATTGCGTCAAGTTACGCAGGCACGCGCCAAGCGATCATTACGATCAGCGCCATCTGTATTCTGTTTGCCATCCTTTTCCCTGCTTTATTTGTCGCTAATTTTGCCAAGCGGACCAACCGGATTATCCGGTTTACCCGCAAGGTGAAAAACGGCGATCTCACAGCCAGAATCGACGATCCGCGCGAGGATGAGCTGGGACAAATATCGCGAAGTTTTAATGATATGCTGGATGAGCTGAATTTGTACATTGAACGGGTATACAAAGCGGAAATCAAGCAAAAGCAAACGGAGTTGGTAGCGCTTCAGGCCCGGATTAATCCTCATTTTTTATACAATACGCTTGAGGTAATCCGCATGAGAGCGATCTCGCAGGGGGCTAAGGACGTTGGCGAGATGATTTACAGTTTATCCGTGCTGTTTAAAAGTCTGGTCCAGCAGAAGAAAAACTACACGCTTAAAGATGAATTGGAAGCCTGCCGTCTGTATCTTGAATTATTCCGAATTCGCTATAAGGAAAAGTTCAGTTACACGATTCATTATGATCCGGCGCTTGCCGGCAGAGCGGTCATGAAACTTTCGCTTCAACCGATCATAGAAAATTATATTATTCATGGCATACAAAAAGAGCGGTTCGATAACCATCTATCCATTCAAATAAGGGAGGAAGACGGTATATTAATCGCCGTGATCGCCGACAATGGCAAAGGGATTGATCCTCAGCGCCTGAAGGAAATACGCGAAGAGCTGGAGAAGCCGGAAGAGACCGGTCACATGTTTGGACTGCGAAGTGTTCACAGCCGTCTTCGTTTTCTGTACGGGTCCGCTTATGGAATCGAGATTCAAAGTCGGCCTGGAGAGGGGACGGTAATTATCGTCCGTTATCCAAGCCGGGAAGGAACGGATGCCGAACATGTATAAAGTATTTATTGTTGATGATGAACCATTTATTATAGAGGGATTATACGATATTTTGGACTGGTCGTCTTTTGGTCTGGAGATTGTCGGATATGCGGAAAATGGGAGGCAGGCGCTTGATGCATTAGCCACAACACCCGTGGATTTGCTGATTAGCGATATTTCCATGCCGGTGATGAACGGCCTCACGCTGATCGCAGAAGCACGGAAGCTCCACCCGGAGTTAAAGGTAATCATCCTTAGCGGATTTAATGAATTTGATTATTTAAAGGAAGGCATGAAGCTGGGGATCGAAAATTATTTACTCAAGCCAATCAACGTGGAAGAGCTGGAATCTACGCTCCGCAATACCGTCGAGAAAATGAACAGCATTAGCTCCGGCGAGCTGTACAGCGCGTTTGACGTGCAAATTTTAAAGGATAACACGCTTTATCGCTGGTTGACGGGGCAAATTGAGGCAAGCGAATTTCGGGAACGGATGGAATTGCTTGAACTTGATTTTGAAAATCCGTATTTTGTGGTTGCCATTGTGAGATCCGTAGGGAAGACCGCCGACGGATTAAATCGCCTCGGGGCTCTGCTTCAGGAGGAGAGGGAAGTCACATCATTCCGCGACCGGGACGGGGACTTGGTGTTGATCGGCAATCTCCGGCATTGGACCGAGGGGAAAAAGAGATTTTTAGATCTGCTTGAGCGGCTTTCGTATGAGTTGATCCGATTAAACGAACCCGCCCAAATTGGGGTGGGCAGCGTTGTTCAGCCTCGGGAAGAAGCTGCGGCGAGCTATAAGGAAGCCAAACAGGCTTTGGAGTATTTTATGGTGCTGCCGGATCGTTTGATCATTGATTATAAACTGCTTGAAGAGAAGGGGAAGACGAGCCGCATTGAACTGCCGTTCCAATGGGAGGAATATGCCAAGCTTATTTTAGCGAGGGATAACGAAGGTCTGACGCACAAAATCAAAGATGATTTTGAGCAGCTGCAGAAGCTGGACGGCATCCGGCCGGAGGATCTGCGCAACGCCGCTTTGGAGCTCGTTATCCGGTTCAAGATGGAACTTGAGCAAATTAAACATACCGATGAATCCGATATCTTCAAAAAAGGGCTCGGCAACGTGCGCAGCAGCGACACCTTTGATCATTTGGTTCACTCCCTTCAGGAAGTTGCCAAGGCGACGGTCGAATCGCTGCTGCAGGATGTGAAAAATCCGGTCGTTAACCAGGTTCTTGCCCATATTCACGAACACTATGCGGATGAGCTATCGCTGAAGACGCTTGGCGCGCAATACCATATTCATCCCGTCTATTTGGGGCAGCTGTTTCATAAAGAAACCGGTGACTCGTTTGCAGAGTATATCAACAAATACCGGATTGAAAAAGCAAAGGAACAATTAAAAAATACGAATTTGAAAGTGCATGAAATCGCAAGGAATGTAGGATATTGGGAAACCGGATATTTTTACAAGCAATTCAGGAAATACGTCGGCATTTCTCCAACCGATTTTAAAAGTTTGGGTTAATCCGGCATGTCGGATACTCTGGGTCATAATGGTCTTTTGAAGCGAAAGACGTTATGATTTCAGGGTATTTTTTGTTGGCTTGTCGCAATATAAAAAGATGCAACGCAAGCAAAAAAAGAAAACGTTTTACTTTAATTTGAAAATATAACCAGACCATATGATCATTTCTTTAATTTGTACCCTGATTTATTAAGTTTATCTTCTTTTTGAAACTGCTTACATCCGGTAAGGTTAACTTAGTTAGTAGAGACAAGCCGGAGTAAATAGAAAGAATCTGGCTTGAAGCCAATTTACATGATAGGCAAAACATATGAAAGTACTTCAAAAGGGAGGACTACAAATGAGTAAGACTAAAAAGAGATTCTCATTCGCACTGGCTATGTTGACAGCCTTGACGGTTGTTCTCAGTGCCTGCGGAAGCGGAAGCGACGACGCGAAAGGAAGCGATTCCAAGTCCGGCGGATCAGACAAGCCGGTTAATCTGATCTGGTACACGATCGGAACGCCTCAAAAAGACGTAGACAAGGTTATGGCTGAAGTCAGCAAATATACCCAGGAGAAAATCAATGCCACGGTTACGATGAAAATGATCGATTGGGGCGATTATCAACAAAAGATGCAGGTTAACGTAGCATCCGGCGAACCAATGGATATCATGTTTACATCGGCGGGCGGATTCGATTACGTGCAAAACGCAAGAAAAGGCGCGTTCATGGAACTCGACGATCTCCTTGATAAATACGGTAAAGGCATTAAAGACACGATCAACCCTGCATTCCTGGAAGGTTCCAAGGTTGACGGGCATAACTACGGCATTCCTGCCAACAAAGAGCTTCCTCAGCAGGAAGTATGGCGCTTCAACAAAAACCTGGTTGATAAATACAAATTGGACACAGCGAATGTAAAGTCGCTGGAAAGCATCGAGCCGCTTTTGAAAACAATCAAGGAAAAAGAGCCAAACGTAACGCCGTTTGCAATGGATAAAAACTACGTTCCATATGTTCCATATGATTATGTGATTCAGAATCTGCCGATGGCAGTAAAGCTTGATACTACAGATTATAAGATCGTAAACATTTTGGAAACGCCTGAAATGAAGCAAGCCCTGACTACGATGCACAAATATTATCAAGCAGGTTATATTGCGCCTGAAGCAGCAACGACCGGTTCCACGAACGACCTGATGACATCCGGCAAGTGGTTCATGGACCGTGCCCAAACTCAGCCGCTGGCTGATAATGCTTGGTCTGCAAGCTATGGATACCCTGTGTTCTCGACACCTGCAGGCGATCCGATTGTTACGAACACTTCCGTGCAAGGTTCGATCATGGCGATTTCAGCAAACTCCGAACATCCGGAAAAAGCAATGGAATTCCTGAACCTGTTGAATACGGACCCTGTGCTCCGCAACATGGTTGACAGCGGTATTGAAGGCGTCCACTACAAGAAAACTGACGACAAGCATATGGAAAACCTTCCGGAATCCAAAAACTATGATATGCCTTCGTATTCCTTGGGCAACAATATGCTCCTTAACTTGAATCCTGGCGACCCGGACGACAAATGGGAGCAATTCAAGAAATTTAACGAATCGGGCAAAAATTCGCCAATCCTGAGCTTTAACTTTGACAGCACGAAAGTTGCTACTGAAATGGCGGCAATTCAAAACGTGAAAGAGCAGTTCTGGGCATCCCTGATGACTGGTACCGTAGACCCTGAAAGCTATCTTCCAAAAGCAATCGCTGCATTCAAGCAAGCTGGTCTGGACAAGGTCATTGCTGAAGCCCAAACTCAGCTCGACGCCTGGAAAGCTGAGAACAACAAGTAACAATTTTAAAAGAAATAGAAGGGGATCGGGCGGGTGATTTTTGCGCCCGATCCCTTTTCGATATGTAAGATTATAAAGTTCCGGAGGGCCCTGCAAAGTAATCGGAATAAGCTTCGAAGTCGACACGTCACTTTGTGGGGTTATTTTAATTTTTCATAACCTATTGTCAGGAGGGAACATGATGGGTGCATTTTTTAAAAATCTTTTAAAGAATAAAGTCATGCTGTTCATGGTGCTGCCAGGCGCCATTTGGTTTTTCTTCTTTTCCTATCTGCCGCTCGTAGGCACCATCGTGGCTTTCAAGCAGTACCGTTTTAGTCGCGAAGGATTCTGGGCCAGTATTGCCAAAAGTAAGTGGGTAGGCTGGGACAATTTCAAGTTCCTGTTCAGCACAAACGATGCCTATGTCATTACGCGGAACACGTTACTATACAACCTTGCGTTTATTTTTATCGGACTGGTCCTTTCGGTAGCCATGGCGATTTTGCTGTCCCAACTGGTCAACAAAACGATGGCTAAAGTTTATCAAACCGGTATGTTCCTTCCGTATTTCCTTTCCTGGGTTATCGTCGGATATTTTGCGTTCAGCTTCTTGAGCATGGACCGCGGGATGTTTAACCAGATTCTGGGGTGGTTCGGGATGGAGCCGGTTCAGTGGTATTCCGATCCTAAATATTGGCCTTATATCTTGATATTCGTCAGTCTGTGGAAATCGATCGGTTATAACAGTGTCGTATATTTGGCTTCGATTATGGGTATCGACAAATCCCTCTACGAAGCGGCGATGATCGATGGCGCCAGCAAATGGCAGCAAGTCCGCAGCATAACGCTTCCGATGCTTTCGCCGATTATCATTATCATGACGCTGCTTGCGGTGGGCCGGATTTTCTACGCTGACTTTGGTCTGTTCTATCAGGTTCCAAGAGATTCGGGTACGCTTTATTCGGTGACGAACGTTATCGACACTTACGTTTACCGCGGTCTGAAAACAACAGGCGAAATCGGCATGAGTACCGCTGCTGGACTCTATCAATCAGTGGTTGGCTTTGTGCTTGTTATCGTGTCCAACTTTGTCGTACGGAAAATCGACAAAGACAGCGCCCTGTTCTAAAAAGTTGAAAGGAGTGTCAATTATGGCGGAGCTCACCAGAAAAAAACGGGATTTTCATAATGTGTCGCGGGGGTCGAACGTTGTTCTCAACATCATCGCGGGCTTATTTTCTTTCATATGCGTGTTTCCTTTTTTATTCGTCGTCATTATCTCTTTGACGGATGAAAAAACATTGGCGACGGACGGCTACCGGCTGTTCCCGGCAAAATGGAGTTTGGAAGCCTATCGGTTCGTATTTCAAAGCGGGGATACGCTCCTTCGTTCCTACGGCGTAACGATTCTGGTCACCGTCGTGGGTACCATTGTCAGCTTGATTATGATTTCGCTTTACGCTTATGCCATTTCACGGAAAAGTTTCCGCTACCGCAGATTTTTCTCCGTGTTTGCCATTTTGACTATGTTGTTCAATGGCGGTATGATTCCAACATATATGGTCGTATCGCAGCTGCTTGGTCTTAAAGATACACTTTGGGCGCTTAT
Encoded proteins:
- a CDS encoding YjzC family protein; protein product: MGEKTEFEPGDKAPNPGVYMEVGEASFHTEIQNPKMITLERGETFPKTTNKDRKWKKKTKAKVH
- the rpsF gene encoding 30S ribosomal protein S6 gives rise to the protein MRKYEVMYIIRPDIEQEAVQAAVERFQGIISNGGEITKHEVMGKRRLAYEIKKFRDGTFVLVNFTATPEVVAELERIMKISDEVIRYLITLDVA
- the ssb gene encoding single-stranded DNA-binding protein; translated protein: MLNRVILIGRLTKDPELRYTPAGVAVTQFTLAVDRPFTSQGGEREADFIPVVTWRQLAETCANYLRKGRLTAVEGRIQVRNYENNEGRRVYVTEVIADNVRFLESNREGGSGGGQGPREDSSFGGGNRENNNYSRNNSNQDPFFDDGKPIDISDDDLPF
- the rpsR gene encoding 30S ribosomal protein S18; translated protein: MAFKQREGGDNDKRPARRGGRNKRRKVCYFTVNKITHIDYKDTDLLKKFISERGKILPRRVTGTSAKYQRMLTIAIKRSRQIALLPYTTE
- a CDS encoding sensor histidine kinase; the protein is MAIGRIYRNYIKNNMFMRILLIFTFIAILTIVILSYLMFSSLSQSIINKEVTNQRAAMESVSQYIDSRYESVENLARDMYRNETLFSNITFLMEHPYNEYVQHRMDQFTNESNAYATDVLQYFQNAMDENSDIRNIMLYSSERQYLSMFMPNKQFKQLSTNVANSFIPEVMAMESKGISAPNYWVRKAAGQWDRALYAVRIPINNKLLKNSGQFLVYLDSNKISKALATYKNSYKGSIVVLSAAGNVIFDSEGKYYGKKYPYVDISDSFFDDPHAGLTESGKDMYINKLISTEGGYVVIGAVPKNEIASSYAGTRQAIITISAICILFAILFPALFVANFAKRTNRIIRFTRKVKNGDLTARIDDPREDELGQISRSFNDMLDELNLYIERVYKAEIKQKQTELVALQARINPHFLYNTLEVIRMRAISQGAKDVGEMIYSLSVLFKSLVQQKKNYTLKDELEACRLYLELFRIRYKEKFSYTIHYDPALAGRAVMKLSLQPIIENYIIHGIQKERFDNHLSIQIREEDGILIAVIADNGKGIDPQRLKEIREELEKPEETGHMFGLRSVHSRLRFLYGSAYGIEIQSRPGEGTVIIVRYPSREGTDAEHV
- a CDS encoding response regulator transcription factor, which translates into the protein MYKVFIVDDEPFIIEGLYDILDWSSFGLEIVGYAENGRQALDALATTPVDLLISDISMPVMNGLTLIAEARKLHPELKVIILSGFNEFDYLKEGMKLGIENYLLKPINVEELESTLRNTVEKMNSISSGELYSAFDVQILKDNTLYRWLTGQIEASEFRERMELLELDFENPYFVVAIVRSVGKTADGLNRLGALLQEEREVTSFRDRDGDLVLIGNLRHWTEGKKRFLDLLERLSYELIRLNEPAQIGVGSVVQPREEAAASYKEAKQALEYFMVLPDRLIIDYKLLEEKGKTSRIELPFQWEEYAKLILARDNEGLTHKIKDDFEQLQKLDGIRPEDLRNAALELVIRFKMELEQIKHTDESDIFKKGLGNVRSSDTFDHLVHSLQEVAKATVESLLQDVKNPVVNQVLAHIHEHYADELSLKTLGAQYHIHPVYLGQLFHKETGDSFAEYINKYRIEKAKEQLKNTNLKVHEIARNVGYWETGYFYKQFRKYVGISPTDFKSLG
- a CDS encoding ABC transporter substrate-binding protein, encoding MSKTKKRFSFALAMLTALTVVLSACGSGSDDAKGSDSKSGGSDKPVNLIWYTIGTPQKDVDKVMAEVSKYTQEKINATVTMKMIDWGDYQQKMQVNVASGEPMDIMFTSAGGFDYVQNARKGAFMELDDLLDKYGKGIKDTINPAFLEGSKVDGHNYGIPANKELPQQEVWRFNKNLVDKYKLDTANVKSLESIEPLLKTIKEKEPNVTPFAMDKNYVPYVPYDYVIQNLPMAVKLDTTDYKIVNILETPEMKQALTTMHKYYQAGYIAPEAATTGSTNDLMTSGKWFMDRAQTQPLADNAWSASYGYPVFSTPAGDPIVTNTSVQGSIMAISANSEHPEKAMEFLNLLNTDPVLRNMVDSGIEGVHYKKTDDKHMENLPESKNYDMPSYSLGNNMLLNLNPGDPDDKWEQFKKFNESGKNSPILSFNFDSTKVATEMAAIQNVKEQFWASLMTGTVDPESYLPKAIAAFKQAGLDKVIAEAQTQLDAWKAENNK
- a CDS encoding ABC transporter permease, which codes for MGAFFKNLLKNKVMLFMVLPGAIWFFFFSYLPLVGTIVAFKQYRFSREGFWASIAKSKWVGWDNFKFLFSTNDAYVITRNTLLYNLAFIFIGLVLSVAMAILLSQLVNKTMAKVYQTGMFLPYFLSWVIVGYFAFSFLSMDRGMFNQILGWFGMEPVQWYSDPKYWPYILIFVSLWKSIGYNSVVYLASIMGIDKSLYEAAMIDGASKWQQVRSITLPMLSPIIIIMTLLAVGRIFYADFGLFYQVPRDSGTLYSVTNVIDTYVYRGLKTTGEIGMSTAAGLYQSVVGFVLVIVSNFVVRKIDKDSALF
- a CDS encoding carbohydrate ABC transporter permease: MAELTRKKRDFHNVSRGSNVVLNIIAGLFSFICVFPFLFVVIISLTDEKTLATDGYRLFPAKWSLEAYRFVFQSGDTLLRSYGVTILVTVVGTIVSLIMISLYAYAISRKSFRYRRFFSVFAILTMLFNGGMIPTYMVVSQLLGLKDTLWALILPLAMNAFYIMILRTFYSTSVPEAIIESGRIDGAGDFYIFLRIVLPLSLPGLATIGLFSTLGYWNDWFNALLYIENPSLVPLQSMLMRIESSIQFIQQNSANSSISMAALQSIPQDTSRMAMVVLATLPIIFAYPFFQRYFVQGLTVGAVKE